In Magallana gigas chromosome 1, xbMagGiga1.1, whole genome shotgun sequence, the sequence aaactataagcgatcaaagcacaaaactttcatggatgatagacatttgattgaagatgtgtttaaccggtttcattttgtcttccgtcacttccggtccacacaggaagagttcaaacaaatcgagctgtttatcagtttaactgttttcctttgatatttgaagtgaagtcgatgaacaattaagtagaaagggcaagtacaaaaaaaatattaattacaatttacattgagcacttccgtttgtccgtttcctgtcccgagacaaaaaaaccttgattcctggagatctcaaaaacggtaacgacttgaacgatcaaactttgtgagttgatagacctatgtatgtacatgtgtttacactattttgttttgttcggcgtagcttccggtcgtcaccggaagcacttcaaaaatttgttttattcattttacataaaatgaaaatatcagtatacaatcttacatatgtcatctatataattttaaattagcaaataaattttacttccggtgagatatctcaaatatctctatgtagcttttctttttacaaatttgatgtccgcaatattttcgtcattgtaagtgattgagacacgaatctttcatagattgtttgatagaattttgattggggatgtgtttaacgggtttaattttgtcaactgtcacttccggttcttaccggaagggttcaaacaaatcctgtttttaacaagtttagctgacttttttggaatttcatctagcctgataaacagtgatgtacattaagcaaatgtacgagaaataccagcttttgtttttattaatcactttcgttcgtccgtttcggtcccgagacaaaaaatattgtttcaaagagatcttagatttggcagagtcgtgaacaaccaaactttgaggcaagattgacttatgattgtacaaatggttaacatttttgtttagatcggcgttacttctggtcgtcacagaaagtacttaaaaaattgatttctttttcattctcgttgttttacatgtaagtaacgtctggatatatcattcacaataattatcatatcaactttttttgcatgtaagagaagcaatgtcttacagttaaattgatacatttatatcaaaacggaagacctttttgttgcttttgcaacaagtgtctagttatttttactgttatttttttaccaGACAAAAAGTGTGTGAATATTCAAGGGAGAAAAACATGGGAAGGAACAGGCTCACAGCAAAAACAACGGAAGTCTGTGTACAACATAGTTATAACGAGAGATGAAGGGTAATATCTTACCTTAACAACAACAGAAACACTAACAACAAACAAGTATAGCAACAGTTATATCAACTAAAATAACTACCAGAATAATAACATCAACAATAATGACAACcacaataaaaacaacaacaataacaacaacagcaataataacatcaataacaataacaacaacaataacaacagCAAAATTAACATCAATGacaaccacaacaacaacaataacaacaacaacaataacaacaacagcaaTAATAACATCAATGACAACaataataacaacaacaattataacaataacaaacacaataaaatacaataaccaCAATAACAACCACAATGATAACAACAGCAATAATAACATCAATGACAACAACAATTATAACAATAGCAAACACAATAAACTACAATAACAACTATAACAACCACAATAACAACCACAATAATAACAACAACAGCAATAATAACATCAATGACAACAACAGCGACAACAACAACCCTCTATTCTACACTGCATTTAGAAACActtcttattttttctttttgagataaagAAAAACGTTAATAACATTAATTAGATGCAGTAGATCTATATCTCATCAAACTGATAAATATACAAGATTTTGGGCATCAACAATTTTATGATCTagtttccaaaaaaattaaaggttttCATTCAGCAGTTTTAATATGGGGGAAAATGTTTGCATGCATGATCCTAGATATGGGAAGATAAATTCCTTTCAGTTAATTCCATGTTATACTGTAGACGCAGGGAAGAGCTATTAAAAGACCCGGATGTACACAACGTGATGACGTCACTTGATGACGCTATTGAATTCAGTCTCGCTTTGGAGAATCGTGACCAATTCGAATCTGTTTGGGTTATGGGGGGCCAAGTGTTCTTTGAGGTGtgtggatatttttttaaatatttttctagtTCAAGTTTACAACAGTTACTATGTTTCTAATCCTATTAtataacaagtacatgtaaattgtatacgactttgtttattaatcGATGTgctattcttgtttgttttattatcagAACGTTTTTGATGGGTTTTTTCCCGATAATGTCACAATAAATTATGTCAGCTTCGTCAACCTCAAAAAATACACGCCGGTAGTGTTGATGCGATAATAACATAACGATGATGTGATGGCGCGACGATACGATGACGATTGTGCGATGGCACGACGAAGCGATAGCACGATGACGCAATGGTGCGATAGCGAAGACGCGATGCTCATTGCGGGTCATCGTTTAGTCTTTATCGCGCTGGCGTCATCATTTCATCGCAACATCGCGCTATTGACAGTATTGCGCATGCACGATTGGAAAGAGAAATGGCATGAGGCAGTCAATGAATGAACAGATTATATCAGAAATCAACTTTACCCTGTTGATGGACTTGACACTCTAACGATAATTAGCTATTACAAATTAACCATGATCTTCTTGTCagacatataaatatttaaaagagcTAAATTATAGTGCAAGGGTGTGTGTACTTGTACAAATGAACTAAGCCATCTTCGCTTTGCGAGTTTCCgattcatttttttcccttttacaCTACCACATTCTGTTTAAATAATCTAATTACTAAGTTATCCTCATAAATTTCATTGCCGTTTACATTGCTTCGCTTgtctctgatattcttttaaactcCATCATCAGCCCCATTTACAGTGGCGTGGTTTGTTTACATCTGAAAATGCCAACTCGTGATCCGCTTTCTGGGGGTTCGGTTGACCTTAGCTTGTTTATTAGGAGAAAGTTTGGGACAGGTAAAGTTCCACCTATTAACAGTAgtaaattgaataaatatttttttgacgGAAAATTTGCAAAGATTGTAGGCTAGCATGATATATACACTTGTATTGTTAATCTGTTCAAAACTAGCGTATTTTTTGTGCACCGTAAGTTTTTCGTAAGTATCGTATGCACTGTAGCTATGTAGCTGtagtttaaagctatacacgctataatttgcgtcaattttgaatgacagtgaaaacgcatgtgttgtctacttataaaagttatccttaatctgtaaattacaagggtgaattccatctcgttacaaagatatagatttttaattgtttattttcctgccaggaaaatatacattttcatgaatattgatgaaggaagagcaaaccgacctgattgcgcatgtccgcggagaactaggtggtcgttattgtttgcctaattaaatatccaacttgatttgttaaatgcttaacagttgttaaattgaaatacatacatgtataatgagtaaaatacgcttgtCATTCatgatacccttacttctgcattaacatttataggatctataaatagcacataggggaaaaacacaggtctacgtcatttttttaaaggaagtattcatatctactcacaggcttgtatttttttcttttgtttgtactcgtatatcggacaaatttacgctttactgaaaatatcctttcctttgtgaaactatcacaattatgaagatgttgacccttcaccagttttggtatgataggctaaatttagctgtcgatatcacgtgatagattgatattcacgaggaggcattactttcctggcaggaaaataaatattttttattgtttaatatttgatacatttgttacgtgatcgaattgagcattataattaacagaataaaggtaacttttattagtaatcaaacacatacattttcccctttattcaaaattgacgcaaattatagcgtgtatagctttaacgAAAATTTCCTCCGTAGAGCTACATGCAGCTATTTATACCGTATAACTGTATATTCGAAAAAACACCCTGATTCCGTTTGTCCCGTGAATTTTTCAGTTTGATAAATTGTTGTTCGTTGTCTGTAAATAATTAAGACTGCACATGCAGAAAGGATTTTGCGATAAGCTGAATTCGCCAATAAGAAAGTTTGTGGTTAATGGGCGGGTATTGTTTATGCATGACGTAATTGACAGAATCGAACGTGACGCTATCTGGAAAAAGTCACCTCAACTGTTCTGATTAGTAAGTATATACTAGTACTAGTATAGATATGGGTTCTGTAGTACATGCTTGTATGTTGCTAGTTCGTTTTGGTgtgatcttttttttatttcctacaaatttttaatcaaacgATTTTGTTCTTCatagtttttaatttatatatgtaGTACATACGAGTATTTTTCTAGCTAGTTAAGTCATTcatatatactttaaaaaatgatttcaatttgAAATAGATTATACACAACATTCATGTAGtgatttgatttaaacatattttattgtgtaaattatatattacaCAAAAGGATtgggttatttttctttttttcatattatatttttttagtattattatttatttatttaaacaataaaaattgggggggggggggcaaatttttccctttaaattcttttctgtaaatttatcaaaattaatttactgGATAACTTAATCACAATATATTGCAATGGCGTACTTTTTTAGACTTAACTCATATCAAACATGTCTAGTGTTACCTGTTTGGAGAGCACTCTTATCAAGtatattcctttatttttttaaaataattttaattacataatttcatttttgtctaTTACATAGGAGTCGTTACGACACCCTCTTTGTAAAAGAATCTATTTGACCGAGATTCTCCAACATTTCCCTGCAGACACCTTTTTTCCGCCAATTGATGAAGAAACGTATAAGGAAGTCAGGTaaacaataattttctttttgaaaaaattcaaaattaatacctttgttttattaatattcgaAAGTGTCAATTTTCGTCGGTTGATGAAGTTAAATTAACAGTTTCGAGGATTTTTAAATTCGTCGACAATGGTCATATCAATGATATTTAATATCAACTATACAATATACATGAGCACTGTATTTCGTGAAACTGCTCGGCaacaaaattcattaaaatgatcAGTCTTCAGCGAATACTGATGAAACCACACAATATCAGAATGTGATAAGTAAAAGCCctaaaaattaaaggaaaaaaaatgaaaacaaaaacttcaACAATGGGAAATTTTGAATAACtaatagaaccatttttacaagagcttggactttgggtagttgtgtcaaacagcaatgtaacGTAGGCCTCTCtatatttcattgctggccactcaacCATGGCTCTTTgaggctctttgaaatcaacaagatttgtctggcttttgagatAAGACTACGCAaacggtgcatatttcgcttgtaacggcgtcatttttaacttgttttgacgcaggAAACAGATAGCTACGTCtaaccgaaagtccaagctcttgttaaaatggttctaataacTATTAAAACCGTTAGAGCTCTAATTTAggttcatttgaatttcataacTATATATTGATTTCTGCAAATTAATCGAAGAGAAAATAAACCCTTTCACGGTTGtgcatgtatttacatgtatctcctGTCTCTTTTTTTCAGCCGTTCTGCTGTGCAAGAAAGTAAaggaacaaaatttatatacaaGATTTATGAGCGAataaaatagtataaaaaaacaatgttttcGTTTTTTTAATACTCGAGGATTTGATTCCTTTCATTGATGTTTACATTATATTAGGTCTAAATTACGTTAATTTACGTTACGTTACGTTTAATTTTACATCTTTCTTGTTTACATGGAATGTATTAGAGCTAGATagaaatgtttgcattttattCAAGAATTGTGTAATCATACAACGCATAAGatatcaacaaaataaataataatccaAAACACTACCAATATTATTGTAAGCCATATACATGCATCAGGAAGTTCGTGTAGTACATTGAAATACGATATCAGCAAGTGTACAAAGTCCCGGATGAGACCAAAGGTGACCGGCACATGAAACTTTCGGGATGTTTCGCTTTCCATTCGGAACTATAGCTCCAACCGCCATTACAATTGTAGTTTGCAGTCTCGCGAGATTTGCAGAGATTTCTAACCGGGAATGATATGCCTGTATTGTCGTTCCTTCAATAGAATGAAATCATAACTTAAATTTCTACCAAATTTatgcaaatttgaaaaattaaacagCTTTGTcgaattcacccccccccccccctcccctaacaaaaaaaaatacttgcgTCTTCTTTATCTTCTGATCcaatataaaaagatttttgcaAGCAATCGTGTTGGCTGGATTTTCTGTTTTGGGGGCATCCACGTTGGGTGGATAGAAGTGGGTCTGTGAGCAGTGCATGACGGTATAGTTGTCAACTACTACGTCATAGAGACCGAGTCGACCGTTAAACTGAATATGCGGCACTAAAATGATATAGAGAAATGAAAATAGTTGATCgttagaaaatgaaatgaatgatgttaatatttatgaataaagtTACATCCCAATAGCATAAtagcaaatatttataaaatcaagaaGTAAAACAGCCCAGAAATAAAGCAGCAACCGACCACAAACCATCCGTTTGCGAATGTCTAGTAAAATtatataagtttattttttagtgaaacttaatttttaaaaaaatcttgcagTATATGTGGCCGACTGATTTCTCCATTAAAATCACCATCTTATAGGTATACATGAATGGGTATTTCCCCTAAATATTGAGTATTCTTTACTCTTCAAAATTACACCTCACTGATTATTCTTCATATGCGCAATATAAAGTAAAGATGATCATGAATTGTGTAAATAAATGAAGTAACTAATTACCGTAATGGTTccaaaagataaataaatgagGTAACTAATTACATTAATAGTTGTAACAGTAAATGTGTATAGATAAATGAAGTAACTAGTTACCGTAATGGTTGTAACACAGTACCCCGGCGTTGACGGCGTACGATTCTCTACACTCTGTACCAAGCGAGTAACAATCCAGAAAAGTCGTCTCGTTCCCGAAACACGTGACTTTACCAAACAAGACAAACTCATCCCGTGAGCTCTTACTGATGTCAAAAGCAACTCCAGCTGTAATACAAAGAGAAAAAGAATATTggtaaattgaaaaagaatttgaTTATGCTTTTACTTTTGCACAGCAACCAAATATAGTGAGGTTAAGAATAAGACATTAACGAATGTTAATGACCATAATTAATATGAGAAAACTGCTTTACCTTTGAACCCATACATTTTACACGTGATTTCTGCTTCCACATCTGTCCAGGCGTCGGCGCACACAGATGCATACAGTCCGTACTGACTGACGACCACTCGACCGTaaccatattttaaaattactctGCTTGCtgttaaagagaaaaataatcCTATTAAGTAATTGTCAACTTTCACTATAATCACCGTCCCCATATCTCTCTTCCTATACATTTTTTGTCTCTTTCTCTGTatgttttctctctctctctctctctctctctctctctctctctctctctctctctctctctctctctctctctctctctctcgctctctctctctcagctgtTAATTTGCATTGTCTGATTTTTAAGAGTCTTGCATTAAGcaacaacaaattaaattaaatacatgtacataacggATATAATTCTTtgcattttagaagaaaaaaacctaTTAAATCTCATTTCATGACGTAAAATCAAAGTTCTGTATCTACCACTTCCTTCGCTTTTGTTGTAACAGAGAACCCTCGCTATTCCAATTTTCTTCTCCTCCCACCGACTGACAGACGGACAAAGCGAGCTGGAGGTATTACATTCAGAAATGGATTCTTCTGATCCGGAGCATTTTATTCCTATCATGAAAGTTATTTCCAGTTTTGCAGAGGGTAATGGCAATCCGCCGgaaaatccaagatggcggcAAATCATGGCGGCTTCGTTGAACGAGAACGCTTCTCCCCCACACACCAGACTTCCGTCAATTTGAACGTTTCCGTAATACTGATTTGAAATGGatactaaacaaaaaaaattattcacataatcagtatttcatttgttaaaacacaattttagctcttccttttatttcatttttaatggcTAGACATTTCAAACATCATGGAAACGCGGTATGATTGCATATGCTGACACTTCAAGCTAAATAGCATTGTCAATGACGTTTTCAGAACAGAAGAGTTACAGTATTTCTGTAAACTATGTCCTACAATTGCAGCGTTGAAAAAAAATGCTGGAgaatatgtatattatattattatatgaattctttacgtttgaattttatcacagatttaaatattaaaaacgcATCAATGACGCTTGGTGGCGCAAtgtcattaattaaaaaaaaaaataaacagtaaaaccAGTCAATTGTGTCTtttcttgtttttcattttgttatttcaaGGACAAGTtcatttgtatttaattaatgaatCTACGTTTcgtcaaaaaaaaaacaaacccaagCGCTTTTAAAGATTCAATTGTACTTTAAGCTATATACAGCATATATTCACTTTAGCGTTTAAAGAATAGACCATCTGTACAATATATCtaagattttaaataaattcttgtaatgtttgttttatatgcATTGTTGGGTATATGTACtagttaaaacattttaaaattatatcaccaatttgagagaaaaacctttgcatttatttttttatttgttaaggtgtttttttttatttcaaaaatccatATGTACATagctgatttttaaaaatagtgagCTAAATTAATACAACGCATACTTCGATACAATGCATCATTCTTACTACTATTTGCATTAACCTGCAGCGAACGTTCTTGATGAACTACGACAGTCAGCAAGCAAAGTTTGTCATATTCAAACAAAACGTGGAATGATATCGATCTAAACAGTTACTAGTATTTAGGTATACAAACTATAATGCTACTACTTGATTATTTAGTATCCATAATATATATCCATGCATGTCAAAAATTGAAACAACAGATGTGTATTACAGATATATACTAGTAAACCATTGCTGTCTTGCATCATCTCTACTAGTGTTATTAGCAACATTAccgggagagggggggggggggtaattttacatgtaatggAAAAACTACTGgaatgttaaaaattatatataggaTTCAATTGTCAATTACATCAGATAAATTATAAATGCTTGAGCACCCCACCCTAATCcgcgtttttttttctttagaaaatcaatcaccccccccccccctccccttttctttattcttattatttttaagtCAGAACGTGATGATAAAGTATGTTAACCTATAATTCAGCATTGCAGTAGAATACAAATACAGAGATAAGTTCTAGTAGTTTATAATATACAGACATATACACATACTTACAGACCTTGTAATCCATCTCCTGCCTGGAAAACCGAAACCAGAAGTCCGAGTATTACACATAAATCTACCGCCATTGTGGTTAGTTTGTGGCTATCATTATACACTGTcctttatatataaaaggtgacgaattttgtttactttttgatATGCGTttctcttcaattttttttcccaatgaAACGTATCAAAACTAACATTTATGCAAAATgcgtttcttttaaaattctttcagTGAAAGATCTAAACTGACTGTACATAACATTTATGCAAAGcacattcttaaaaaaaaaaagcacgtGCCTAGTTGATATAACTTGAATCTCCAGAACTGCATGGTTGATGTATCGTCTGTTTTGTTACATGATGGTTGGTCTACGAAGCCCTTTTTTATGACAGATTGGCAAGATTGAAAATACAGcgtatataaaaaagaaaacaaaacaaaacttaacgtgacttttaaaaagtattttggtTTTATTAGAATGATTCGTCTCAGTGCAGTTCCTATATAGATGTATTTTCAACGCCCACAATTTAGCGTTAAATTTACTTATAAGTAAAATTCCGTTAATAATGCCATGATCGGCactgaaaaaatgttgttcactTCCGAAATATACGTGTACATTTACTTCattgtttgtaaaatttgatcgaATCAATAGCGTTCATAAAGCAAAACACGCAACTAAAGGACAAAGAGTATTTGAGATGCTTACATTTATTAAGAATACTTGATGATCACAGTTTAAAAACAGTTATTCCATTGGCATGGAAGCCACGTACTTGTTTATTGCCGATGGTACCTAAGTGTAAAATACAAAGCATCAACAGAACGGTAAAAAGGTACTAATATTCTCATCCTAACATAAACAATAGATCTAAATTGCTATTGAGTACGCATGAAAACCCATCATACACATAATCTTAATCATTTCTGTCATCAccaacatcatcatcatcatcatcatcatcatcataatcatcatcatcatcatcatcatcacaaacatcatcatcatcatcatcatcatcatcatcatcataatcaCCATCTTCAGCAGCAACAGCATCGACAAAACAACATCTTCAACCGTCTTTATAATCTGAACAAGATTGTTTCCATCGTCGGAAATTCATGGCCAATCTAGCGTATGCTCACTGGACGTAGGGCAACTCACTAATTTTTCTCGTGTTATATGCTGGTTGGCTCCTTCACATTTTCAGGAAGCGATTTCCTTAGTACATTTATTCCATTTTGAAAGGTTGAAAAAAGCGACAAAGGACAGTGTGTTTTCAATTGTCCAGATTTATGTTTTCTTGTACAAAGTAATTCAGTTGAGTGTCTGTTAATAAGTCAAAACGTTTGGTATCAGATGGCTCAacattgaataaattaaaagtgATGTTCAGCAACAACATACTATTTACAGAAAAAACAggttttattcaagtatattcGAAAATTGTGGCTCGTTTTGCATAACTTTTTGTGATTcatacctctctctctctctctctctctctctctctctctctctctctctctctctctctgtttcttgataaatggattatgtatcaaatttgtaagatatatatatatatatatatatatatatatatatatatatatatatatatatatatatatatatatatatatatatatataaatatatggcACAAAACATGAACAAAACCCAGGATGATATGAGAAAACCATAGATCGTCACTGTTTTCGTACAAGCGAAATTGTCTCTAAATGGTTCCATAGCTTGCTCTTTTCTCGTCGTTGGCTAAAGATTTCCTTTCGTCATTAGACTTCCGTTCTACTGCGTCACCCGATGACGTCAGACGAGGGCGCTGCTGTCGTTGAAAGAAGATGCAGATGTTCATTATGATTTCCCGCCGTAACAGAACATAAATCCAGGGATCCACGACGAGAGCCCAGCTAGCGAACCGGAAAAACAGATAACTGTTCTTTATGTCTTTTTCGCTGGTTTCGTCCCAAGTCATTGTTATAAGCATtctaatctaaaaaaaaaaaaaacaccaataattttaaaatcaaaaataactGGTAATTCAGGGTTCTGCATGTACATTCATATGTGTATTTTAAGTAGGTATTCTTATAAACTATTAAATTTTTAGTACTATTTAATCTTCTAAAAATAAGTAGTACAtactcagtacatgtataaggccaaattaataaaagtattctgttaacatgtttaattaatTGCATATATCACATATGAAGAGAAATTATTTGCTCTAAATGATTCATACTGGATATTTATATTACACATTTCCTCATTAAATTTCTTTCAACTCTTCCTGGTTTTAATACTTGCGCAAAGTTATCTTTAGTTAATTAAAGGACATGATCAAGATTTAGGctgaacatttttataattttatttcttttaacttcTTTAAGGTATTTCCGAATGTCATTTAAAACACCGTTTTAATGCATTAAACGTACAGGGTTTGGAATTGAAATTCATTGTGATCTATTGACTGTTGATAGAAGTCGCATTTATATATGAAGTGCATCCTCGATTTCCTTGTTAGTTCATAGGGAAATCGAGGTTTACTGAGAGACCGCATTTTCATGCTACAGCATTTACATCTTCTAGGTTTGCATGACCATAAAGCGGaagaaaataatcaatatttttgtgttcGGCCAaagagtaattttttttttcattttttttccacttggaacaaattttatttattttaaaacattgtaatttttcaaaaatttacattttttatacgacaaatgaaatatatgtggAAATCGTAAAAATTCGACTTATAATCAAATGATGTGTGCGTCACACACTCTCTATAAATAATGCAACAGTATAAGACATTACTGTTTACCATTATCGGTATCCAGCACACAGCCACCTCAGCAATGGCGGCTCCTATTTGAAACAGCATCCCGCAGTAATCTCTCTTGTCGTTGGTTATATATATTCGACTCTCGCGTTGTCTCGAATAACCTCGTTGCCCGCGAGATAGCGCAATCGCCACCAATATGTTCATAACAATTGCAACGGCAACCAAAACTAGACCAATAATTATGTACACGAAAGCAAATATATAGTCTGCATAGTTTTTGCTGTAAATGTTAATGAAACAGAAGTTGCAAGGGTATATCTTGACGAAATCGCTCTGGGTCAGCGCCAACGACGCCAGGACGGCAGTGACAATAACAATGGCGACGGGCGACAGCATTGCCAACGGATGACCCTTGACCGAGGAGTAAAAGTACGGATGCCATAGAGCTAGAAATCTTTCAATAGCGATGAAGGTAACGACGAATAAATTTGTCAGTGA encodes:
- the LOC105344120 gene encoding neurotrypsin, with the translated sequence MAVDLCVILGLLVSVFQAGDGLQVSISNQYYGNVQIDGSLVCGGEAFSFNEAAMICRHLGFSGGLPLPSAKLEITFMIGIKCSGSEESISECNTSSSLCPSVSRWEEKKIGIARVLCYNKSEGSASRVILKYGYGRVVVSQYGLYASVCADAWTDVEAEITCKMYGFKAGVAFDISKSSRDEFVLFGKVTCFGNETTFLDCYSLGTECRESYAVNAGVLCYNHYVPHIQFNGRLGLYDVVVDNYTVMHCSQTHFYPPNVDAPKTENPANTIACKNLFILDQKIKKTQERQYRHIIPG